From the genome of Candidatus Neomarinimicrobiota bacterium, one region includes:
- a CDS encoding class I SAM-dependent methyltransferase, with protein MTHANHPPQKIDFELLFLISVLKLKSLHYGYWQDDDELTLANLRIAQQRYTDTLIDLIPEKVSNILDVGCGIGDISATLAERGYKVTAISPDENHRKYLENRRDGNLIFYQTPFERFKSSEKFDLVLMSESQNYFDNDVGFQQAVAHLNKGGYLLVSGTFKKRETDLFRRVISIEDKYLERAKHYGLKLIRSINITDHVLPQSHFENKVYREHIEPLIEIAKDYLGRTMPLRLKLLKLLHRRAFNFLTEVYEDRTQRADPELFEQNLKYMRFLFSYY; from the coding sequence ATGACGCACGCGAACCACCCCCCACAAAAAATTGATTTTGAACTGCTGTTTCTCATCAGTGTCCTCAAGCTGAAATCCCTCCACTATGGCTACTGGCAAGATGACGATGAGCTGACTCTGGCCAACCTCAGAATCGCCCAACAGCGGTATACCGATACCTTAATTGATCTTATTCCCGAAAAGGTATCGAATATTCTGGATGTCGGGTGTGGCATTGGTGATATCTCGGCCACGCTTGCCGAAAGGGGGTATAAAGTCACCGCGATATCCCCGGACGAAAATCATCGGAAGTATCTCGAAAACCGGCGCGACGGGAATTTGATCTTTTATCAGACGCCGTTCGAAAGATTCAAATCGTCGGAAAAATTTGATCTGGTCCTGATGAGTGAATCGCAAAACTATTTTGACAACGACGTCGGCTTTCAGCAGGCGGTCGCTCACCTGAACAAGGGCGGCTACCTGCTGGTGTCGGGGACATTCAAAAAGCGCGAGACCGATCTATTCAGGCGGGTCATTAGCATTGAGGATAAGTATCTGGAACGCGCCAAACATTATGGCCTGAAACTGATCAGGTCCATTAATATTACTGACCATGTCCTTCCGCAGAGCCATTTCGAAAACAAGGTTTATCGCGAGCACATTGAGCCCCTCATCGAGATTGCCAAGGACTATCTGGGCCGCACCATGCCACTGCGACTGAAGCTGCTCAAACTACTCCACCGCAGGGCTTTCAATTTCCTCACCGAAGTATATGAGGATCGCACCCAGCGTGCTGACCCCGAGCTGTTTGAACAGAACCTCAAATATATGCGGTTCCTGTTCTCCTATTACTAG
- a CDS encoding phosphatase PAP2 family protein: protein MKSVRYHFDRLLLWYLAGIFAITFVGSYFGLFYLVNAVVHVILIIMVLRFSSIPTPSGPRAWLRWFYPLLLLIPLHYEIELVGTLFHSGATFDELVKGWDRWLFRGHPHRFLADQLPGPWWREIFHLFYLTYYFIVACGFWTAWRQGRKSARQAGTSVSPDFLRYAFVFLGTFLTYMFIFILFPVVGPLDDRFLRFHGQGLLGPFIDLLYATGDSAAGAFPSSHVGEAVAIYLLLRPRSPAMRAIFIAVIMGLTISTIYGSFHYAIDSLAGLVTGALFYILWSWIYRRLSVEPGTHKEASG from the coding sequence ATGAAATCCGTGCGCTACCATTTCGATCGGCTGCTGCTATGGTACCTGGCGGGGATTTTTGCCATCACTTTCGTGGGGTCCTATTTCGGCCTGTTCTATCTGGTCAATGCTGTGGTCCATGTGATTCTAATCATTATGGTTTTACGCTTTTCGAGCATTCCGACCCCCTCCGGACCGCGAGCGTGGTTGCGCTGGTTTTATCCCCTGCTGCTGCTGATACCGCTGCATTACGAAATAGAGCTGGTAGGAACCCTTTTTCACAGCGGAGCAACCTTTGATGAGTTGGTGAAGGGGTGGGATCGCTGGTTGTTTCGAGGGCACCCGCATCGTTTTCTGGCCGACCAGCTGCCCGGGCCCTGGTGGCGCGAAATCTTTCACTTATTTTACCTCACCTACTATTTCATCGTCGCCTGCGGGTTCTGGACTGCCTGGCGGCAAGGACGCAAGTCAGCACGCCAGGCGGGGACCAGCGTATCCCCGGATTTCTTGAGATATGCCTTTGTGTTTCTGGGGACTTTCCTGACCTATATGTTTATCTTTATCCTTTTCCCAGTGGTGGGTCCCCTGGACGACCGGTTCCTCCGGTTCCACGGCCAAGGCCTACTCGGGCCGTTCATTGATCTGCTTTACGCTACGGGTGACAGCGCCGCCGGGGCCTTTCCCAGCTCCCATGTTGGGGAGGCCGTGGCAATCTACTTACTGCTGCGGCCCCGGTCTCCCGCCATGCGCGCTATCTTTATTGCCGTTATCATGGGGCTTACGATTTCCACGATCTACGGCTCTTTCCATTACGCGATTGACTCCCTGGCGGGATTAGTCACCGGCGCGTTGTTCTATATCCTATGGAGTTGGATTTACCGGCGATTGAGCGTGGAACCTGGCACCCATAAGGAGGCATCAGGTTAG
- a CDS encoding NAD-dependent epimerase/dehydratase family protein, translating into MHIFLTGASGFIGKNLVPYLLSRECQLTCLLRDPNRLPEELRSQVAVVVGDVTDIGPAVAGALASVEAVVHLAGCLWGHTYDAFDRVNRQGTEALVTAVNQANMPLRRFVQLSTLAAAGPARPGEPLTEDSPVAPISWYGQTKLGGERALAAAGFPWSIIRPPTVYGPHDQDVWRFFKMAARHLRPSLRGGHLELSLIHVRDVCQAIWLVLTRETRPQSTYFINDGQAIHYLRDVTALVAEAVRTWTIPVPLPGGLVRLAEGVMAIGRLVGLKPARLTPDKLRELRQGAWTCSADLITEQLGFKPSVRLAQGITETTAWYRAHGWL; encoded by the coding sequence ATGCACATTTTTCTGACGGGCGCATCGGGCTTTATCGGCAAGAACCTGGTCCCTTATCTGCTTTCCCGGGAGTGCCAGCTGACGTGCTTGTTGCGGGATCCCAACCGACTGCCTGAGGAGCTGCGCTCCCAAGTTGCCGTGGTGGTGGGTGACGTAACCGATATTGGACCGGCGGTGGCGGGTGCCCTGGCGTCGGTTGAGGCGGTGGTGCATCTGGCGGGCTGTTTGTGGGGCCACACCTACGACGCCTTTGACCGGGTCAACCGCCAGGGGACGGAGGCGCTGGTGACGGCCGTTAATCAGGCTAATATGCCTCTCAGGCGGTTCGTACAGCTCAGCACCCTTGCGGCGGCGGGACCCGCCCGTCCCGGCGAGCCGCTCACAGAAGACTCACCGGTGGCACCCATCTCATGGTATGGGCAGACCAAACTGGGCGGAGAGCGAGCCCTAGCCGCGGCCGGTTTCCCCTGGTCAATCATCCGACCACCGACGGTCTACGGTCCCCACGATCAGGACGTGTGGCGGTTTTTCAAAATGGCAGCCCGGCACCTACGTCCGAGCCTCAGAGGCGGGCATCTGGAGCTTTCCCTCATCCATGTCAGGGACGTCTGCCAGGCCATCTGGTTGGTTTTAACGCGGGAGACCCGGCCGCAGTCAACCTACTTCATCAACGACGGCCAGGCGATTCACTACCTGCGAGATGTCACCGCCCTGGTGGCTGAGGCCGTCCGCACGTGGACGATCCCAGTGCCCCTTCCCGGGGGACTGGTTCGGCTGGCAGAAGGGGTGATGGCCATCGGTCGACTGGTCGGATTGAAGCCGGCGCGCCTGACACCGGACAAGCTGCGGGAACTGCGCCAGGGGGCCTGGACCTGCAGCGCCGACCTGATCACTGAGCAGCTGGGATTCAAGCCCAGCGTGCGTTTGGCACAAGGCATTACCGAAACGACGGCCTGGTATCGAGCCCACGGCTGGCTATGA